Sequence from the Deinococcus misasensis DSM 22328 genome:
GTACCGTGACGTGCGGGTTTCAACCACGGCAGGGGAGATTGTGCTGGACCTTCCCCCTGCACAGAACCTGAAGGTGGACACCCGCAGTGTGGCCAGCGACCAGCGACTGACGGTTCAGGAGGGCACCTCGGGTGAAATCTCCGTCCAGAGCACCGGAGGGGAAATCGAACTGAACCTCCCTGCCAACGTCAACGCTGCCATCACCACCAGCACGGTGGGCGGAGAAGTGCAGGCTTCGGGACTTGTCCAGCAAGGGAACACCTACCTGACCGGTTCAGGCCAGGCAGACCTCACCATCAACATCAAAACCGTCTCCGGCGACATCCTGCTGCACACTGGAGGTCGGTGATGGTGCGGGTCTTGCTGGTGGACGACCATGACGTGGTGCGGATGGGCCTGAAAATGTACTTTTCTCTGGACGAGGACATTCAGGTGGTCGCAGAGGCCAGCAACGGACAGGAAGCCCTCGAAGCCATTCCCTCCTGCAACCCGGACGTGGTGATCATGGACCTGATGATGCCGGTGATGGACGGGGTGAAAGCCACAAAGGAACTGCGCAAAATGCACCCCGGCATTGAAGTGCTGGCCCTGACCAGCGCTCTGGAAGAGCACCGCATCCACGCGGCCATCGAGGCCGGAGCCATCGGCTACATGCTCAAAGACGCCAGTGCCGAAACCCTGCTGGAGGCCATCCATGCAGCAGCAAGAGGCGAGGTGCGCCTGCATCCCGAGGTGGCCAAGCGTCTGGTGCGCGAATTCCGCAGTCCCCAGATGCGCGAGTCCCTCACCAACAGGGAAACCTTGACCTTGCAGATGATCGCCAGAGGCATGACCAACAAGCACATCGCAGAGCAACTGGAGGTCAGTGAAACCACCGTCAAGACGCACGTTTCGAGCCTGCTGAGCAAACTGAACCTCGGGTCGCGCACCCAGGCTGCACTGTATGCCCTGAAGCACAACATCGTGGCCCTTGAGGACCTTTAACCTCCGAGCACTTTCTGCACCACCAGACGCACATTTTCCGCAGAAGTCAGCCACTGGTCTTCGGAGACCCCAAATTTCAAACCATCCTTTTCATGAAAAGGGTGGTTTTTTTGGGCGCTGCGCCCACTGAAATGCACCTCTCTGGCGTGGGTGGCCTGCAACAGGGGAATCACATTGTCTTTGGTGATGCCACTTCCGGGCAGGATGGTCAGGCGGTCTCTGGCCTGCCGCACCAGAGCTGCAATCAGCTGTCTTCCTTCAAATGCAGTGCTGGCCTGCCCGGAGGTGAGCACCCGCCGGACCCCGAGTTCAATGAGTTGCTCAAGTGCTCTGGTGGGGTTTTTGCACACATCAAATGCCCGGTGAAACGTGACCTTTGTGCGCCCGGATGCCTGCATCAATTGCTGCATGGCCCATGTGTCCAGTTCTCCCTGACTGTCCAGCGCCCCGAACACCAGACCATCGACCTCCAGAAACTGGCAGTATTCGATGTCGGAAAGCATGGTTTGAATTTCGTTGGGGCTGTACAGGAAGTCGCCGCTTCTCGGGCGGACCATCACGTGCACCGGGACCGGGCAGTGCCGTTTGACTTCACGGATCAAGCCTGCCGAGGGGGTGAGGCCCCCTTCGATCAGGCTGGAGCACAGTTCAATGCGGGTTGCCCCTCCCTGCACGGCATTCATGGCCCCTTGCAGGCTTTCCACACACACTTCAAATTGCATGGTTTCACCTTAACACCCCAATCACGCTTCAATCACGGCCCCTTCTATACCCTGATTCCCAGAGGACGCCATGAACCATCTCACTGCCCGCATCATCCGCGCCGATCAGGGAAAAACCATCAACAGTGCCCTGGAGGACGTGCAACTCAAACTCACAGGCATCGACACCGACGGAAGCTACACGCTGGGTCTGGTGACCACACAGGTGGGTGGCAGCATCCCCCCTCACCTGCACCACCGGGAGGACGAATTGCTGATCCTGCTGATTGGGGAACTGGAATGCCTGACCAGCGAAGGCTGGCAGGTGGCTGGACCCGGCGATGTGGTGTTTTTCCCGTCAGGGGTGATGCACGCCTACCGCAACATCGGTCGTGTGGCGGCCAAACACTGGGTGATTGCCAATCCAGCTGGAGTGGAGGCTTTTTACCAGCAGCTTGCCCCTTTGCTGAACCCCTCCCCGAGCCTGAACAGCCTGTCTTCGGTGAGCCGGGATTACGGCATCGAATTCATGGGCATCATGGAGGAAAAATGAACACCAGACGAACCAGAAGGCTTGCTCGCCTGATGATGGCCTTGCTGATTTTGGGCTCGGTTTACACGGTGTACCTGCAAATTGTGCACACTTAAGCACAATGGCTTAGGCCTCCGAAAAACGTCAGCCGTCACCACCTGAGAAAAAGCGCCTTGCTAGCATGAAGTCGATTCCCATGACCTCGCACCTCTGGCACTGCACACTTCTGGGCATTCCCTCATTGCAATGCAAGGAACACACCCACATCCTTGAACGCAAAACGGCTGCCCTGCTGGCCTACCTTGCACAGGAAGGCCCAACCCCCCGCGCCAACCTGATTGGACTGCTCTGGCCCGACACCCGGGAAGCCGCGGCCCGCAACAATCTGGTGCACCTGCTCCGCAAACTCAAAACCCTCGCCAACGCAGAGCTGGTGACCGGAGCAGAAGTGCTCACCCTGACCGGTGACCTGCAAACCGACGTGGCTGTTGCCCGTGATCACTTCACCCGAGCGCAATACCCGGAGTTCAACCGCAGCACCGGAATCTTCTTGCACGGTCTCTCTTTTGACGATTGCCCGGACCTGGAAACCTGGATCCTGGCTGAACGTGAACAGTGGAACCACTGGCGCACCCAGGCCCTGCTTTCCGAAGCCAACTCCCTTGAGCAGGCCGGAGAGCATCTGGAAGCCACCGCCAAAATCCGTGAAATGCTGACCCTCGATCCCCTTTCTGAAGAGGGCCACCGTCGCCTGATGCGCCTGCAATACCTGCTGGGCAACCGCCACCATGCGCTGGACACCTTCAAAAAACTGCAGACCCTGCTGAAAAACGAACTTGGGGTGGAACCGCTCCCGGAAACCTTCGAGTTGGCCCGCTGGATTGAGCAGGCCACCCTGCCCATCCCATCTAACCCCCGTCAAAAGGCTGGACTGCCCCTCACGGTGCTGCGTCCACCGGCTCTGGTGGGACGTGAAAAAGAGTGGGAGCAGATGGAGCTCGCCTGGGAGCAGGGGCAAATCATCTTCCTGCGAGGAGAACCCGGAGTGGGTAAATCCCGCCTTGCCCGCGACTTTGCTGCCTCCCGAGGACCACATCTGGTGATGGAAGCCCGGCCCGGCGACAGCCAGACCCCTTACGCCTCAGCGGCCCGCAACATCCGCACCATTCTGGACCACCGGCCAGATTTGCCTCTGGAACCGTGGATGGTGCAGGAACTGTCCCGCATCCTCCCCGAGCTCTCAGGTCCCACCCCTCCGCCTCCCATGAATGGTCAGGAAGACCTGCTGCGTTTCCACGAAGCGGTGCGCCTTGCCACCATCTCGGGCTGTCAGGATCTGGCCTGCTGCGTGGTGGACGACTGGCAATACTACGACGAGGCGTCCAGTATGCAAGGGGCATACATGATCTCCCAGTCTTTCCCCATGCAGGAAACCGGATTCCCGAGGTTCATCGAGTGTTACCGCAAAGGCGAACTGAGCAGCGAAGCCGAAGCCCTGATGCTGGAAACGCTGGTCAACACCGGCATGGCTGTCCTGATTGATGTGGAGCCTCTCCCGGAAGCGCAAACCGTGAAGCTTCTGGAAGACCTCGGGGTGGAGGTGCATCCCGGTTTGAAAAGCAGGCTCAGCCAGTACGCTGGTGGGAACCCGCTGTTTTTGCTGGAAACCGTGCGCCACCTGATGGAGTCCGGTCAGTTGCAGCAAGACCGTGAGCTGACGGTGCCCCAGAAAGTCAGCCAGATCATTGAGCGTCGCCTGCAACGCCTGTCTGCCCCTGCCCTGCAAGCCGCCCGGGCTGCTGCAGTGCTGCACACCGAATTCGATCTGGATCTGGTGGCTGCAGTGCTGAATGCCCCCTTGATGGACTTCATTGCCACCTGGGAAGAACTGGACACCGCACAGATCGTCAAGGATGGCCGTTTCAGCCACGACCTGATTTTTGAGTCGGTGCTCCGGTCCACCCCGAAAGCCATCCAGCAACTGCTGCACCGCAGTGCTGCCAAGGTCCTGACCACAAGGGGTGCTCCGACGTTCCGGGTGGCCCACCACCACCAGCAAGGCGGAGACCTCAAACAGGCGGCCCCTTTGTATTTGCAGGCCGCCCAGCAGGCCCACAAGAACTTCGGGGTCAGCGAGGCCAGCCGGTACTTCATGCTGGCAGCACAGGCTTTCCGTGAATCCAACCAGCCTGAAGCGGCTTTTGAAGCCCTGTACCACCGGGCGGTGGCCCTCGGGCAAATGAACGAGCGTGCCCCCAGAGAAGAAGCCCTCCGCTCCCTCTTTGAATATGCGGGAACCCCCTTGCAACGGGCGCAAGCCCATTTTCAGGTGGCCGAATTCCACTCCACCTACCATGAAGGTCCTGAAACCGCTGAAGCGGCACGCAAAGGTCTGGAAGCCCTCGGGGGTGGTCCTTTGATCACCGTAGAGGAACAAATCCTGCGGGCCAACCTGCATGCTTCTCTGGCCGTGGCCCTGTGGATCCAGCAGCAGATTCCCGAGTCCACAAAAGCCATGTGGCAGGCGGTCCAGACCCTGGAACCGCTGGGCGAAAGCCCCAGTCTGGCCAGCAACCTTTCCAACCTCGGGGTGATGCTG
This genomic interval carries:
- a CDS encoding response regulator, coding for MVRVLLVDDHDVVRMGLKMYFSLDEDIQVVAEASNGQEALEAIPSCNPDVVIMDLMMPVMDGVKATKELRKMHPGIEVLALTSALEEHRIHAAIEAGAIGYMLKDASAETLLEAIHAAARGEVRLHPEVAKRLVREFRSPQMRESLTNRETLTLQMIARGMTNKHIAEQLEVSETTVKTHVSSLLSKLNLGSRTQAALYALKHNIVALEDL
- a CDS encoding copper homeostasis protein CutC, whose product is MQFEVCVESLQGAMNAVQGGATRIELCSSLIEGGLTPSAGLIREVKRHCPVPVHVMVRPRSGDFLYSPNEIQTMLSDIEYCQFLEVDGLVFGALDSQGELDTWAMQQLMQASGRTKVTFHRAFDVCKNPTRALEQLIELGVRRVLTSGQASTAFEGRQLIAALVRQARDRLTILPGSGITKDNVIPLLQATHAREVHFSGRSAQKNHPFHEKDGLKFGVSEDQWLTSAENVRLVVQKVLGG
- a CDS encoding cupin domain-containing protein, with the translated sequence MNHLTARIIRADQGKTINSALEDVQLKLTGIDTDGSYTLGLVTTQVGGSIPPHLHHREDELLILLIGELECLTSEGWQVAGPGDVVFFPSGVMHAYRNIGRVAAKHWVIANPAGVEAFYQQLAPLLNPSPSLNSLSSVSRDYGIEFMGIMEEK
- a CDS encoding tetratricopeptide repeat protein → MKSIPMTSHLWHCTLLGIPSLQCKEHTHILERKTAALLAYLAQEGPTPRANLIGLLWPDTREAAARNNLVHLLRKLKTLANAELVTGAEVLTLTGDLQTDVAVARDHFTRAQYPEFNRSTGIFLHGLSFDDCPDLETWILAEREQWNHWRTQALLSEANSLEQAGEHLEATAKIREMLTLDPLSEEGHRRLMRLQYLLGNRHHALDTFKKLQTLLKNELGVEPLPETFELARWIEQATLPIPSNPRQKAGLPLTVLRPPALVGREKEWEQMELAWEQGQIIFLRGEPGVGKSRLARDFAASRGPHLVMEARPGDSQTPYASAARNIRTILDHRPDLPLEPWMVQELSRILPELSGPTPPPPMNGQEDLLRFHEAVRLATISGCQDLACCVVDDWQYYDEASSMQGAYMISQSFPMQETGFPRFIECYRKGELSSEAEALMLETLVNTGMAVLIDVEPLPEAQTVKLLEDLGVEVHPGLKSRLSQYAGGNPLFLLETVRHLMESGQLQQDRELTVPQKVSQIIERRLQRLSAPALQAARAAAVLHTEFDLDLVAAVLNAPLMDFIATWEELDTAQIVKDGRFSHDLIFESVLRSTPKAIQQLLHRSAAKVLTTRGAPTFRVAHHHQQGGDLKQAAPLYLQAAQQAHKNFGVSEASRYFMLAAQAFRESNQPEAAFEALYHRAVALGQMNERAPREEALRSLFEYAGTPLQRAQAHFQVAEFHSTYHEGPETAEAARKGLEALGGGPLITVEEQILRANLHASLAVALWIQQQIPESTKAMWQAVQTLEPLGESPSLASNLSNLGVMLDHSDRHSEAIQYHQRAIEMHRKFADLPQLATTMHNLAVSYSEQGRMQDSLTVVLKAGEIEQQADTEHRGVSLGHAATGQACFELGLYGMALDHYNKAIDKALEGTWHLGVFEGLKGELFLNIGEFALSHKSLKYAAQFPGIPGQYRSRALINLGTLQHLQGEDPTPQFDQADELLKDTPRMISRARLWLAQADTISPEQALDLSHRVLQLALEKDLGGTEISARTRLAQAHLKLGQLQEAQEHIEKAAGMLDPFEPSRLTRGEVLLTLWQVREACQNPEAPEARSRLEGWLDKVLRNLPAEHHPAFKAHNPVARRFFEVQNSLL